One region of Chitinophagales bacterium genomic DNA includes:
- a CDS encoding glycosyltransferase family 2 protein, translating to MYKNKKVVVVMPAYNASKTIEMTLNEVPMHIVDEIILVDDASKDDTSEVAKSLGIHHVIKHEQNKGYGGNQKTCYNKALEIGADIVVMVHPDYQYTPKLVEAMVSIIGNELYDVVLASRILGKGALKGGMPIYKYIANRFLTLTQNIIMNQKLSEYHTGYRAFSKKSLESIQYNLNSDDFVFDNQMLAQLFYKGFECAEVTCPTKYFEEASSINFRRSSIYGLGCLWTAGQYRLNKWGLMNSSYLRN from the coding sequence ATGTATAAGAATAAAAAAGTAGTAGTAGTGATGCCAGCTTATAATGCATCTAAAACAATTGAAATGACTTTAAATGAGGTGCCTATGCACATCGTAGATGAAATCATTCTCGTAGATGATGCCAGTAAAGATGATACAAGTGAAGTAGCCAAGTCGCTTGGGATACATCATGTCATAAAACACGAACAAAACAAAGGATACGGTGGTAATCAAAAAACGTGTTATAATAAAGCACTTGAAATTGGTGCAGATATTGTAGTAATGGTCCACCCAGACTACCAATATACTCCTAAGCTAGTTGAAGCTATGGTTTCCATCATTGGAAATGAACTGTATGATGTCGTATTAGCCTCTAGAATACTAGGTAAAGGTGCACTCAAAGGAGGTATGCCAATTTATAAGTATATCGCTAATCGCTTTTTGACGCTTACGCAAAATATAATCATGAATCAGAAACTTTCTGAATATCATACAGGTTATCGTGCCTTCTCAAAAAAATCTCTTGAAAGCATCCAATATAATCTCAACTCCGATGATTTCGTATTTGATAATCAAATGCTAGCACAGTTATTCTACAAAGGGTTTGAATGTGCAGAGGTTACATGTCCTACTAAATATTTTGAAGAGGCCTCCTCAATAAATTTTCGTCGCAGTTCAATCTATGGATTAGGTTGCCTATGGACAGCTGGGCAGTATAGATTAAATAAATGGGGATTAATGAATAGCAGCTATCTCCGAAATTGA
- a CDS encoding cystathionine gamma-synthase family protein: MSDKNMNPESLMMTLGYNPEWSEGSVKTPIFQTSTFVFKSAEEGKQFFEVITGKKSLPAGQTNGLVYSRFNNPNLEIVENRLAVYEKGAEDACVFESGMAAISTALLEFMRPGDVVLHSNPLYGGTDTFFKSILSRYHISSHGFMPGDKEADIMQAIEAAGIKDKISVIFVETPANPNNVLIDIAMCVSIAKKLSTPDKKVLVIADNTYMGPIWQHPIAMGADLCVYSATKYLGGHSDIVAGACMGSKELIARVKKMRNNLGGMSGPHTAWLLTRSLETLKLRMEKQCENAKVVAKYLRSHPMVEKVYYFDQFEDAEQERLYRAQCSEPGAMISFDVKGGEAPCFKFLNKLKLIKLAVSLGSTESLIQHPYSMTHAGVPEDIKAKINVTDKLIRFSVGVENPQDLIADIQQAFN; this comes from the coding sequence ATGAGCGATAAAAATATGAATCCTGAGAGTTTGATGATGACCTTAGGTTACAATCCTGAATGGTCAGAAGGAAGTGTCAAAACTCCTATTTTTCAAACGAGTACCTTTGTATTCAAATCTGCAGAAGAAGGCAAGCAATTTTTTGAGGTTATTACAGGTAAGAAATCGCTGCCTGCTGGTCAAACCAATGGTTTAGTTTATAGTAGATTTAATAATCCTAATTTAGAGATAGTAGAAAATAGACTCGCGGTCTATGAAAAAGGAGCAGAGGATGCCTGTGTATTTGAAAGTGGAATGGCTGCTATTTCTACGGCTCTGCTTGAGTTTATGCGCCCTGGTGATGTGGTTTTACATTCCAATCCGTTGTATGGTGGTACAGATACTTTTTTCAAATCTATATTGTCTCGCTATCATATTTCTTCTCATGGATTTATGCCTGGAGATAAAGAAGCAGATATTATGCAGGCTATAGAAGCGGCAGGCATCAAGGATAAAATTTCTGTCATATTTGTAGAGACTCCTGCCAATCCGAATAATGTTCTCATTGATATCGCAATGTGTGTATCGATAGCCAAAAAGTTATCTACCCCAGATAAGAAAGTATTAGTAATAGCTGATAATACGTATATGGGTCCTATTTGGCAGCATCCTATAGCTATGGGTGCAGACCTATGCGTGTATAGTGCTACTAAGTATCTTGGTGGTCATAGTGATATCGTAGCCGGTGCCTGCATGGGTAGTAAGGAACTGATAGCACGTGTCAAGAAAATGAGAAATAACTTAGGTGGAATGAGTGGTCCTCACACTGCTTGGCTTTTAACGAGAAGCCTAGAGACTTTGAAACTGCGCATGGAGAAACAATGCGAAAATGCAAAGGTAGTAGCAAAATATCTTCGCAGCCATCCTATGGTAGAGAAAGTTTATTATTTCGACCAGTTTGAAGATGCAGAACAGGAGAGACTTTATAGGGCACAGTGTTCTGAACCAGGTGCAATGATTTCATTTGATGTAAAAGGTGGGGAAGCGCCATGCTTTAAGTTTCTGAATAAATTAAAACTCATAAAATTGGCAGTGAGCCTGGGTAGCACAGAGAGTTTGATTCAGCATCCTTATTCTATGACACATGCCGGTGTGCCTGAAGATATAAAAGCAAAAATTAATGTAACTGATAAATTAATACGCTTCTCTGTAGGTGTAGAAAATCCGCAAGATTTGATAGCGGATATCCAGCAGGCCTTTAATTAA
- a CDS encoding nucleoid-associated protein: protein MELKNIILHQVLKEINGNAKLNNSNHLLQINEITIGFVEELVNKYTSKNPTSGTFEDDSDTYPFQKRISDYLGNKLDFIEFSKKAMDLLKKEIDIPQTTGGYVVFIHYIESNRDFIITAMLEKSTKYTVEDSNLDIHKLQILDTDKIARANRVNIDKWENKEDSYLTFIKETREVSKYFQKFIGSTDLTSAKANVGAVYDVFKLYCREQNVPTERKDEIRENLTDYFNSQVSKDEDVNLLAISAIINKENPQFFIDLAQSNNIEISGSFRLTKKQDYDKFTRNTVKETGYKLTFDKSLIRDKKIVRNGTDIVIKNVPEKQINEIFEDN, encoded by the coding sequence ATGGAATTAAAAAATATCATACTACACCAAGTATTGAAAGAGATAAATGGAAATGCCAAACTTAATAATTCAAATCATTTACTTCAGATAAATGAAATTACAATAGGTTTTGTTGAGGAGTTAGTAAATAAGTACACTTCCAAAAATCCTACTAGTGGGACATTTGAGGATGATAGTGATACATATCCATTTCAAAAAAGGATATCAGATTATTTAGGCAATAAATTAGATTTTATAGAATTTTCTAAAAAAGCAATGGATTTATTGAAAAAGGAAATTGATATACCCCAGACTACAGGAGGCTATGTAGTGTTTATCCATTACATTGAAAGTAATAGAGATTTTATTATCACAGCTATGCTAGAAAAATCTACTAAATATACTGTAGAGGATTCAAATTTAGATATTCATAAACTACAGATATTAGATACTGATAAAATAGCAAGAGCTAATAGAGTCAATATAGATAAATGGGAGAATAAAGAAGATTCTTATCTTACATTTATCAAGGAAACTAGAGAAGTATCCAAGTATTTTCAAAAATTTATTGGAAGCACTGATTTAACTTCTGCTAAAGCTAATGTAGGAGCAGTATATGATGTATTTAAATTATACTGTAGAGAACAAAATGTACCTACTGAAAGAAAGGATGAGATAAGAGAAAATTTAACAGACTATTTCAATTCACAAGTATCAAAAGATGAAGATGTTAATTTATTGGCAATATCAGCAATAATTAATAAGGAAAACCCACAATTTTTTATTGACTTAGCTCAATCAAATAATATAGAAATAAGTGGAAGTTTTAGATTGACAAAAAAACAGGACTATGATAAATTTACTAGGAATACTGTAAAAGAAACTGGTTATAAATTAACATTTGATAAAAGTCTAATTAGAGATAAAAAGATTGTAAGAAATGGAACTGATATAGTGATTAAAAATGTTCCAGAAAAGCAAATCAATGAAATTTTTGAAGATAATTAA
- a CDS encoding AAA family ATPase, with protein sequence MNIERLTDYWIKYKEYFELPEPENDEKYKWTVLAQVFEKWDWKAPNKVEMFKNTFEIQGNQNLWVSRDYFPIKHTNWMFEVFPNETIEAFNNLFDETTPILDRVKKFIGFYHEKLPLLKALVPDKKINYHSHGDMRATALYLYLQNPNKYYLFKFTMVKDFLLNIGEQSIKMGKNENLELFFNYSDKVLDFIKSDTEFLSKYNEFTHEQNKYKDESLHLLTQDFIYFISKSNKINLQSNNNTNMSIVEDIFEGYKLFLSKTNYAPKSQEIFLDVAKTYFKVDWKKEFNSEFKSTNLTKKNIYELWEYCKSKKNRFKGDYNFIQFLETYFHLTHNLNSILYGAPGTGKTFNTKKLAVEIITGLEFNDSDSDRKDILRYYNDLNTKGYIQFTTFHQSMSYEEFVEGIKPENNNGKVIYEIKDGIFKSICTEAQTRKSISFEDAYLNLIEELKHIDLLDLKTPSGNTFSISLNRNNNLSLHTGEDRGKQGTLTKENILKQISGEKKFIGWEGYFLGVINYLKSEHNYNGSLSQDYGKYVLIVDEINRGNVSAIFGELITLIEEDKRKGNMEEIIVKLPYSNSDFSVPSNVYIIGTMNTADRSVEALDTALRRRFSFIEMPPIPEKLSTIIEEDLEINLSKLLFKINQRLEILINKDHQIGHAYFMGINSTKDLKLVFKNNIIPLLEEYFFGDIGKICLVLGDNFMELVYNKSSEIKQALAISKVYKEIDFVLDKQVFKVKNIDYLEAKDFISIYQDPNIEED encoded by the coding sequence ATGAATATAGAAAGACTAACAGATTATTGGATTAAGTATAAGGAATACTTTGAACTACCTGAGCCAGAAAATGATGAAAAATACAAATGGACTGTATTAGCCCAAGTATTTGAAAAATGGGATTGGAAAGCTCCAAATAAAGTAGAAATGTTTAAAAATACCTTTGAAATTCAAGGAAACCAAAATCTTTGGGTAAGTAGGGATTATTTTCCAATTAAACATACTAATTGGATGTTTGAAGTTTTTCCAAATGAAACTATTGAAGCATTCAATAATTTGTTTGATGAAACTACTCCAATACTGGATAGGGTGAAAAAATTTATTGGATTTTATCATGAGAAATTACCTTTACTTAAAGCATTAGTTCCAGATAAAAAAATCAATTATCATAGTCATGGTGATATGAGAGCAACTGCTTTGTATCTTTATCTACAAAATCCCAATAAATACTATTTGTTCAAATTCACAATGGTGAAAGATTTTCTATTAAATATAGGAGAACAAAGTATTAAAATGGGGAAAAATGAGAACCTTGAGTTATTTTTTAATTATTCAGATAAAGTATTGGATTTTATTAAATCTGATACTGAATTTTTATCCAAGTATAATGAATTTACACATGAACAAAATAAATACAAAGATGAATCTCTACATTTATTAACCCAAGATTTTATCTATTTCATAAGTAAGAGTAATAAAATTAATTTACAATCAAATAATAACACCAATATGAGTATAGTTGAAGATATTTTTGAAGGGTATAAATTATTTCTGTCAAAAACTAATTATGCACCAAAATCACAAGAAATATTTTTGGATGTAGCTAAAACATATTTTAAAGTTGATTGGAAAAAAGAGTTTAATAGTGAATTCAAATCCACCAATTTAACCAAAAAAAATATTTATGAGCTCTGGGAATATTGTAAATCCAAGAAAAATAGATTTAAGGGAGATTATAATTTCATCCAATTTTTAGAAACATACTTCCATTTAACTCATAATTTAAACTCAATACTATATGGAGCTCCAGGCACAGGGAAAACATTTAATACTAAAAAATTAGCTGTAGAAATAATTACTGGATTAGAATTTAATGATTCAGATTCTGATAGAAAAGATATTCTAAGATACTATAATGATTTGAATACTAAAGGATATATTCAGTTTACAACATTTCACCAAAGTATGAGTTATGAGGAATTTGTGGAAGGTATAAAGCCAGAAAACAATAATGGAAAAGTAATTTATGAAATAAAGGATGGTATATTTAAATCAATTTGTACAGAAGCTCAAACTAGGAAATCAATAAGTTTTGAAGATGCATACTTAAATCTTATTGAGGAACTAAAACATATAGACCTACTAGACCTAAAAACACCTAGTGGAAATACTTTTTCTATCTCTCTTAATAGAAATAACAATCTAAGTCTTCATACTGGTGAAGATAGAGGGAAACAAGGCACATTAACAAAAGAGAATATTCTTAAACAAATATCAGGTGAAAAGAAGTTTATAGGATGGGAAGGCTATTTTTTAGGGGTAATCAATTATCTTAAAAGTGAACATAATTATAATGGTAGTCTATCTCAAGATTATGGTAAATATGTACTAATAGTAGATGAAATCAATAGAGGCAATGTATCAGCTATTTTTGGAGAGCTTATTACCTTAATTGAAGAAGATAAAAGAAAAGGAAATATGGAAGAAATTATAGTCAAATTGCCATATTCAAATTCAGATTTTTCTGTACCTAGTAATGTCTATATCATTGGAACTATGAATACTGCTGATAGAAGTGTAGAAGCATTAGATACAGCTTTAAGGAGAAGATTTTCATTTATAGAAATGCCTCCAATACCTGAGAAATTAAGCACTATAATAGAAGAAGATTTAGAAATAAACCTATCAAAACTTTTATTTAAAATTAATCAAAGGCTTGAAATACTGATAAATAAAGACCACCAAATAGGTCATGCATATTTTATGGGTATTAATTCTACCAAAGACCTAAAACTTGTTTTTAAAAATAATATTATTCCATTACTAGAAGAATACTTCTTTGGAGATATTGGTAAGATATGTCTAGTCTTAGGTGATAATTTTATGGAATTGGTGTATAATAAGAGTAGTGAAATAAAACAAGCTCTAGCTATAAGTAAAGTCTATAAAGAAATAGATTTTGTATTAGATAAGCAAGTTTTTAAAGTCAAAAATATTGATTATTTAGAAGCAAAAGATTTTATCTCAATTTATCAAGATCCAAATATTGAAGAAGACTAA
- a CDS encoding glycosyltransferase family 2 protein, translating into MKVSVVVPCYNEESVIEETNNQLNGVLSTHFNDYEIVYVNDGSRDKTREILISFHEKFPKIKSIHFSRNFGHQPAVSAGIKHALGDYIIIIDADLQDPPALIPDMVELAQKEKANVVYAVRKSRMGESWFKKMTAKYYYRLINSMSETQLPLDTGDFRLIDRKVADVFNNIEERQKYIRGLISWIGFKQIPIEYHREERFAGETHYPLSKMIQFAMRGLLYFSKKPLTLATNIGLVLVVISVLFFIAQFLKYIFYPETFEIGWMSIFGSIIFFGGIQMLSLGVLGAYIGNIFDEIKNRPEYIIDEVI; encoded by the coding sequence ATGAAAGTAAGTGTAGTAGTACCTTGTTATAATGAAGAGTCGGTTATTGAGGAGACCAATAATCAACTTAACGGTGTTTTGTCTACTCATTTTAACGATTATGAAATAGTCTATGTCAATGATGGCAGTAGAGATAAAACCCGAGAAATTTTAATCTCATTTCATGAGAAATTTCCAAAGATAAAGTCTATACATTTTTCGAGAAATTTTGGTCATCAGCCTGCAGTTTCCGCTGGTATAAAGCACGCACTAGGAGACTATATTATAATTATTGACGCTGATCTGCAAGATCCCCCAGCTTTGATACCAGATATGGTGGAGCTCGCACAAAAAGAAAAGGCTAATGTAGTATATGCTGTCAGAAAATCACGAATGGGCGAATCATGGTTTAAGAAAATGACTGCTAAGTATTATTATCGATTGATTAATTCGATGTCGGAAACGCAGTTACCGCTTGATACAGGAGATTTTAGATTGATAGATCGAAAGGTGGCAGATGTATTTAATAATATCGAAGAACGTCAAAAATATATCCGAGGTCTAATTAGTTGGATAGGCTTCAAGCAAATACCAATAGAATATCATCGGGAAGAGCGATTCGCAGGGGAGACGCATTATCCTCTTTCGAAAATGATACAATTTGCTATGCGAGGTTTGCTCTATTTTTCAAAGAAGCCCTTAACTTTGGCTACTAATATTGGCTTAGTATTAGTTGTGATTAGTGTATTGTTTTTTATAGCACAATTTTTGAAATATATTTTTTATCCTGAAACATTCGAAATAGGTTGGATGTCTATCTTCGGGTCTATTATTTTTTTTGGCGGCATACAAATGTTATCACTCGGCGTTTTAGGAGCCTATATAGGCAATATTTTTGATGAGATAAAAAATAGACCAGAGTATATAATAGATGAAGTAATTTGA
- the rpe gene encoding ribulose-phosphate 3-epimerase translates to MNKIIIAPSLLAADFRNLEREFEKINKSQAQWLHFDVMDGINVPNLSFGFPILEAARKLTSKFIDVHLMINEPSRYFEEFKKYGADGLTIHFENNHHLKEDLNQIRKLDMKAGLVLNPDTDVNVIQPYLEQLDLVLLMSVFPGFGGQKFIEATYDRVKLVREIISKSGKCIILQVDGGVSIENSQTLIAAGADALVCGSALFKEEDFERYVLKLLEK, encoded by the coding sequence ATGAATAAGATAATTATAGCGCCATCCCTTCTAGCTGCCGATTTTCGAAACCTCGAGCGAGAATTTGAAAAAATTAATAAGAGTCAAGCACAATGGCTGCATTTCGACGTCATGGACGGCATAAACGTACCCAACTTATCCTTTGGCTTCCCGATATTAGAAGCTGCGAGAAAATTGACATCTAAATTTATAGATGTTCATCTAATGATAAATGAGCCTAGTCGCTACTTTGAAGAATTTAAAAAATATGGAGCAGACGGTCTCACCATTCATTTTGAAAATAATCATCATTTAAAAGAAGATTTGAATCAAATTCGTAAGCTAGATATGAAAGCTGGTCTAGTTCTCAATCCAGATACCGACGTTAATGTCATCCAACCTTATTTGGAACAATTGGACTTAGTTCTACTCATGTCTGTCTTTCCAGGCTTCGGTGGTCAGAAGTTTATCGAAGCTACCTATGATAGAGTCAAACTAGTACGAGAAATCATTTCGAAATCTGGGAAATGCATTATATTGCAGGTTGATGGTGGGGTTTCTATAGAGAATAGTCAAACACTTATTGCAGCTGGTGCCGATGCCCTCGTTTGTGGTAGTGCTTTGTTTAAGGAAGAGGATTTTGAGAGGTATGTGTTGAAATTATTGGAAAAATAA
- the kdsB gene encoding 3-deoxy-manno-octulosonate cytidylyltransferase, which yields MKVLGIIPARYGSSRLEGKPLLDIGGKSMIRRVYERASQAQGLTKLIVATDHQNIYDECKKFSIPVMMTATSHINGTERCGEVISKLKESYDIIVNIQGDEPFIHSASIDELIMVFQKNNSASIGTLVIKMETIANDVKSYFFNPSIIKVVTDDKNKALYFSRSPIPFIRDKETMNKNEKFSFKKHIGMYGFRREVLEKIIHLKESYLESQEKLEQLRWLENGYAIYIAETEYESKSIDTQEDYEYVLNNLYHYIDE from the coding sequence TTGAAAGTTCTTGGGATAATTCCAGCTCGATATGGTTCTAGTAGATTAGAAGGGAAACCCTTACTAGACATCGGAGGTAAATCGATGATACGCAGAGTCTATGAGCGGGCGAGCCAAGCTCAAGGATTAACCAAACTTATTGTAGCTACAGACCACCAGAATATTTATGATGAGTGTAAAAAATTCTCCATTCCTGTCATGATGACTGCTACTTCCCATATTAATGGAACCGAACGATGTGGCGAAGTTATCTCAAAATTAAAAGAATCTTATGATATTATAGTCAATATACAAGGTGATGAACCATTTATACACTCAGCTAGTATCGATGAACTTATAATGGTGTTTCAAAAGAATAATAGCGCCTCTATAGGAACCTTAGTAATAAAAATGGAGACAATCGCTAATGATGTAAAATCATATTTTTTCAATCCGAGTATTATCAAGGTAGTGACAGATGATAAGAATAAAGCGTTATATTTTTCAAGAAGCCCTATCCCCTTTATACGAGATAAAGAGACTATGAATAAGAATGAAAAATTTTCATTTAAAAAACATATAGGCATGTATGGTTTTCGTAGGGAGGTATTAGAAAAAATTATCCATTTAAAGGAGTCCTACCTTGAAAGTCAAGAGAAATTAGAACAACTGCGCTGGCTTGAAAATGGTTACGCTATTTATATAGCTGAAACAGAATATGAATCAAAATCTATCGACACCCAAGAAGATTACGAGTATGTTTTAAATAATTTATATCATTATATTGATGAATAA
- a CDS encoding phage holin family protein, whose translation MNFIIKFFILAAILSLFVVFCNNGSYIRVTNPNDFKSVIIFLSALVLLNTFVKPILKIFTFPLNCLTFGLFSFVVNFIIVYFADKLVDSFEFTNWKYTFIFSILFALASSVIDYFLKDKD comes from the coding sequence ATGAATTTTATAATAAAATTTTTCATTCTGGCTGCTATTTTGAGCCTTTTTGTAGTTTTCTGCAATAACGGCTCATACATTCGAGTTACCAATCCCAATGACTTCAAATCAGTCATTATCTTTTTATCTGCACTAGTTTTACTCAATACATTTGTCAAGCCTATATTAAAAATATTTACTTTTCCATTAAACTGCTTGACATTTGGTTTATTCTCATTTGTTGTCAATTTTATAATAGTTTATTTTGCAGATAAATTAGTCGATTCATTTGAGTTTACCAATTGGAAATATACTTTTATCTTTAGTATATTATTTGCATTAGCTAGCTCTGTAATCGATTATTTCTTAAAAGATAAAGATTAA
- a CDS encoding outer membrane lipoprotein carrier protein LolA, with amino-acid sequence MKSIFLISFFFASLTLSAQPKTNSVEKNDPEAEKYLKLLKTKLERLAAYKMNFNTEIIDIDQKKESLKGSYLGSGDKFELDMPDAKTINDGKTQWTINKKDKEINIANYSKPKKSKSETPIDIVKNYATLFKYRVKEPLAQNKVMLELIPLNKNSSFFKVDIQIDVKKNQIISAKLYDRGGHRIIFSFSDMVEYNKIPSGSFSLNISNYKDFEILDLR; translated from the coding sequence ATGAAAAGTATTTTCCTAATTTCATTCTTCTTCGCTAGTTTAACCCTTTCAGCTCAGCCAAAGACGAATTCAGTTGAAAAAAATGACCCGGAAGCGGAGAAGTATCTCAAGTTGCTAAAAACTAAGTTAGAGAGACTAGCAGCTTATAAAATGAACTTTAATACAGAGATTATCGATATTGACCAGAAAAAGGAGTCATTAAAAGGTAGCTATCTTGGTAGTGGGGACAAATTTGAACTAGATATGCCTGATGCCAAAACAATAAATGATGGTAAAACCCAATGGACGATAAATAAGAAAGATAAAGAAATTAATATAGCCAATTATTCTAAACCTAAAAAATCAAAGTCGGAGACCCCTATTGATATAGTTAAAAATTATGCTACACTTTTTAAATACAGAGTGAAGGAGCCTTTAGCTCAAAATAAGGTTATGCTAGAACTTATACCACTAAACAAAAATAGTAGTTTTTTTAAGGTAGATATCCAAATTGATGTCAAGAAAAATCAAATTATCAGTGCAAAACTATATGATAGAGGAGGTCATCGTATTATATTTAGTTTTTCAGATATGGTAGAATACAATAAAATTCCTAGTGGATCCTTTTCACTAAATATATCAAATTACAAAGATTTTGAGATATTGGATCTGCGATGA
- a CDS encoding T9SS type A sorting domain-containing protein, producing the protein MRFKTLYFLFIGILAWTLFNSNSGGAGANNFNCNNCHSGGSGTTTIDSVILRDPVTLDKMVKYSPTKSYVITIYGTNSGSLNRFGFQMSHGGKGSFSSPSADCQLSGNIWEHKQKILGNSSKFQVSARWNAPAKGSGNVTLEAYLNAVDNSNDATGDKPSNKYSYSFDELTSSDSASIEVRVFGWYNDKDPNARITFKAYPTNGGPTPEYQWKVNGKNIGTKTTEDMYSSSTIRGGDTVTCWMYSSQFGAFPNPAVSKPYIVMKANSSISKVSTDPPKLIVSNKTLHIIDIQEITYLSIYNYQGKLLFSKQIHLPETVDLSYLSSGIYIVKMKINNNLVTNRIQLN; encoded by the coding sequence ATGAGATTTAAAACACTATACTTTCTATTTATTGGAATTTTAGCATGGACACTATTCAATAGCAACTCTGGAGGTGCTGGTGCTAATAATTTCAACTGTAATAACTGTCACAGTGGAGGTAGTGGCACTACCACGATAGATAGCGTAATATTGCGAGATCCAGTAACACTGGATAAAATGGTAAAATATAGCCCTACAAAGTCTTATGTGATAACTATTTATGGCACAAATTCTGGCTCTTTAAATCGATTTGGATTTCAAATGTCACATGGTGGTAAGGGCAGTTTTTCATCTCCATCAGCTGATTGTCAATTATCTGGAAATATATGGGAACATAAACAAAAGATATTAGGAAATTCTAGCAAATTTCAGGTATCTGCTCGCTGGAATGCACCAGCCAAAGGTAGCGGCAATGTAACACTAGAAGCATATCTAAACGCTGTGGACAACAGCAACGATGCCACAGGCGATAAACCTAGCAACAAATATAGCTATTCATTTGATGAATTAACATCTAGTGATTCTGCGAGTATTGAAGTAAGAGTTTTCGGATGGTACAATGATAAGGATCCTAATGCCAGAATTACTTTCAAAGCATATCCTACGAATGGTGGCCCTACTCCTGAGTATCAATGGAAAGTAAATGGGAAAAATATTGGGACCAAAACGACCGAAGATATGTATTCATCATCGACTATTAGAGGCGGGGATACGGTTACTTGCTGGATGTACTCCAGTCAATTTGGAGCTTTTCCCAATCCTGCAGTTTCAAAACCTTATATTGTCATGAAAGCGAATAGTTCAATTTCAAAGGTTTCAACCGACCCTCCAAAACTCATTGTTTCCAATAAAACCCTACATATAATTGATATTCAAGAAATCACTTATCTATCCATTTACAACTATCAAGGCAAACTATTATTTTCCAAACAAATACATTTACCAGAAACTGTAGATTTATCATACCTTTCAAGTGGCATTTATATAGTTAAGATGAAGATTAACAATAATTTAGTAACCAATAGAATTCAATTAAATTAA
- the rpsO gene encoding 30S ribosomal protein S15 has protein sequence MALTAERKKELALEHGGSATNTGKSEVQIAMLTERIASMTEHLKGQKNDKNTMLSLIKLVGQRRKLLNYLAKSDIGRYRDIIAKLKIRK, from the coding sequence ATGGCTTTAACTGCAGAAAGAAAAAAAGAATTAGCTCTAGAGCATGGAGGTTCGGCTACGAATACGGGCAAATCTGAAGTTCAGATTGCTATGCTAACTGAGCGTATAGCTAGTATGACCGAGCATCTCAAAGGTCAGAAGAATGACAAAAACACTATGCTTTCACTTATAAAGCTAGTAGGTCAAAGAAGAAAATTGCTTAATTACCTAGCAAAATCTGATATCGGACGATACAGAGATATTATTGCTAAGTTGAAAATAAGAAAATAA
- a CDS encoding helix-turn-helix transcriptional regulator: protein MTEKELLWYLGQKIKRLRTEKGISQISFSEMIGIENSNLSRIESGRTNPTYTTLNKIATALEISLSDLVSVD from the coding sequence ATGACAGAAAAGGAATTACTTTGGTATTTAGGTCAGAAAATCAAGAGATTAAGAACTGAAAAGGGAATATCTCAAATTTCATTCTCTGAAATGATTGGTATAGAAAATTCTAACTTATCTAGAATTGAGAGTGGAAGGACTAATCCTACATATACTACCCTCAATAAAATTGCTACAGCATTAGAGATTTCTTTGTCAGATTTAGTAAGTGTAGATTAA